The following proteins come from a genomic window of Anopheles ziemanni chromosome 3, idAnoZiCoDA_A2_x.2, whole genome shotgun sequence:
- the LOC131289682 gene encoding cysteine-rich PDZ-binding protein: MVCEKCEKKLGKVITPDPWKAGARNTTEGGGRKINENKALTSSKARYNPIAGNFAPCRICKQKIHQAGSHYCQQCAYKKGICAMCGKKLLDVKSYRQSSA; encoded by the exons ATGGTTTGTGAAAAGTGTGAGAAAAAGTTAGGAAAGGTCATTACACCCGACCCATGGAAAGCAGGCGCCCGAAACACAACCGAAGGTGGCGGTAggaaaatcaacgaaaacaaagcaCTCACCAGCTCGAAAGCGCGGTACAATCCGATCGCAGGAAATTTCGCACCGTGCCG AATATGCAAACAGAAAATTCATCAAGCCGGATCGCACTATTGCCAGCAGTGTGCGTACAAAAAAGGAATCTGTGCCATGTGCGGCAAGAAGTTGCTAGACGTGAAGAGCTATCGACAATCTTCTGCCTAA
- the LOC131289683 gene encoding mitochondrial DNA helicase, producing the protein MFAKRLILSYTKAVHRLNRLSNGGGKNSSEYEFAASCSFLLRRPYSLDANNPKDDGQKPVTVSLYQMRKTIKTSSLGESVEGATCIQTFCPVCHTVPGASEPTGTDSSSTTPTRIYVNKTTGNFTCSTCQYLGRWDHIEKFFLPHNRSMKTVQELRKQRDAFLELKKEQIGVLHLLPHDSVPLDLEGAKEAIRQLQLENILPEALVTVKAHWNERRKELSIPLLDVEERPTGYKTLHVGPDGEICERTVPEANASGLIYLRCSSAGVLTKVKDHQSQTNAILVLNVLDLLALGSVKQNATAVCLPHGLKNLPQQCLPGLERFQRLTLWFNYDTAGWDTARNYAKKLDERRCLFVRPTDQHPTPYKALLEGNIEPRTILTKAQPILHQSITTFRSLRQDVLSDLQNIDKVQGVKWKRYPTLNKLLKGHRKGELTVLTGPTGCGKTTFMSDYSLDLAQQGVSTLWGSFEIRNTRLAVTLLRQMVGRPLDENLSEFEQWADAFEQLPIYFMTFHGQQPIRLVMEAIEHAQYVHDIQHVIIDNLQFMMGVQEDTKHLDRYWKQDAIIASFRTFATKRNCHVTLVIHPRKERDTDELTTSSIFGGAKASQEADNVLIIQDKRLTSVRGKKYLQVAKNRYSGDLGIMPLDFDKASLSYAQRKKKPDGSTDDGVNVEGPNGNPAERIVRRTLF; encoded by the exons ATGTTTGCTAAGCGTCTGATTTTATCCTACACGAAAGCGGTCCATCGGTTGAATCGATTATCAAATggcggaggaaaaaacagcTCCGAATATGAGTTTGCTGCATCCTGTAGCTTCCTTTTACGGCGTCCATATAGCTTGGACGCAAACAATCCAAAAGACGACGGCCAAAAGCCGGTGACGGTGTCGCTGTATCAAATGCGAAAGACTATCAAAACTTCCAGCCTAGGGGAGAGTGTCGAAGGAGCCACCTGCATTCAAACGTTCTGCCCCGTGTGTCATACGGTGCCTGGAGCGTCAGAACCAACAGGAACTGATAGTTCCTCGACGACACCCACACGTATATACGTTAATAAAACGACGGGAAATTTTACCTGCTCCACGTGCCAGTACCTGGGCCGTTGGGACCAtatagaaaagtttttcctcccacaCAATCGGTCCATGAAAACTGTGCAGGAATTGCGTAAGCAGAGAGATGCCTTTTTGGAgttgaaaaaggaacaaattgGCGTCTTGCATCTGCTTCCGCATGATTCGGTGCCGTTGGACTTGGAAGGTGCAAAGGAGGCTATACGGCAGTTGCAGTTGGAG AATATACTCCCAGAAGCACTAGTCACTGTTAAGGCGCATTGGAACGAGCGACGGAAAGAACTCTCCATACCACTGCTGGACGTAGAGGAGCGACCAACCGGTTACAAAACGCTTCACGTCGGTCCCGACGGAGAGATCTGTGAGCGTACGGTACCGGAAGCAAATGCCAGCGGTTTAATTTATCTGCGTTGCTCTTCGGCCGGGGTATTAACCAAAGTGAAAGATCACCAAAGCCAAACGAATGCCATTTTAGTGCTTAACGTGCTCGATCTCCTTGCACTGGGAAGTGTAAAGCAAAATG CAACCGCCGTTTGTCTTCCTCATGGATTGAAAAATCTACCTCAACAGTGCCTGCCTGGATTGGAGCGATTCCAGCGGTTAACGCTGTGGTTTAACTACGACACCGCCGGTTGGGATACGGCCCGAAACTACGCCAAAAAACTCGACGAAAGGCGGTGTCTTTTTGTGCGTCCCACCGATCAACATCCCACCCCGTATAAAGCTCTACTCGAGGGAAACATCGAACCACGGACAATCCTGACGAAAGCACAACCCATTCTTCATCAGTCCATCACAACGTTCCGCTCCCTCCGTCAGGACGTGCTGAGTGATCTACAGAATATCGATAAAGTGCAGGGCGTCAAGTGGAAACGCTACCCAACGCTAAACAAGTTGCTCAAGGGTCATCGGAAGGGTGAACTGACCGTCCTCACGGGTCCAACCGGCTGCGGCAAGACGACCTTTATGTCGGACTACTCGCTCGATTTGGCCCAGCAAGGTGTATCGACGCTGTGGGGGTCGTTCGAGATCCGCAACACTCGCCTAGCGGTCACGCTACTGCGGCAAATGGTCGGCCGACCGCTCGATGAGAACTTGAGTGAGTTTGAGCAGTGGGCGGACGCGTTCGAACAGTTGCCGATCTACTTCATGACGTTCCACGGGCAGCAACCGATCAGGCTGGTGATGGAAGCGATCGAGCACGCGCAGTACGTACACGATATCCAGCACGTCATCATCGACAATCTGCAGTTCATGATGGGCGTGCAGGAGGACACGAAACACCTCGATCGCTACTGGAAGCAGGACGCCATCATAGCGTCTTTCCGGACGTTTGCCACCAAGCGCAACTGCCACGTGACGCTGGTGATTCATCCACGTAAGGAGCGCGATACGGACGAGCTGACGACGAGCTCGATCTTTGGTGGTGCGAAAGCATCCCAGGAAGCGGACAATGTATTGATCATACAGGACAAACGGCTAACATCGGTGCGGGGAAAGAAGTACCTTCAGGTTGCGAAAAACCGATATAGTGGCGATCTAGGAATAATGCCATTGGACTTTGATAAGGCGAGTCTCAGCTACGCCCAGCGTAAAAAGAAACCGGACGGAAGCACCGACGATGGTGTGAATGTGGAGGGACCGAATGGAAACCCGGCTGAGCGGATAGTTCGGAGAACATTGttttaa
- the LOC131285992 gene encoding coatomer subunit delta translates to MTKARIEGLLAAFPKLMTSGKQHTFVETDSVRYVYQPMEKLYMLLITTKASNILEDLETLRLFSKVIPEYCRSLEEKEIIENAFDLIFAFDEIVALGYRESVNLAQIKTFVEMDSHEEKVYQAVRQTQEREAKQKMRERAKELQRQRMEQKKSGLGGRSGGSGPEGFGNRPIGGGSFPNDSISSSSTPLVTIGELSKPAPAAAKPSAPRNALKLGGKSRDADTFVDQLKNEGEKVVSTPLPAAAASSAVAKAKPASDVVMDDVHLRMEDKVVIRVGRDGGLQTFELSGLLSLRISNEKYGRIKVHLDNADQRGIQLQTHPNVDKELFRSANQIGLKNPAKPFPLNTDVGVLKWRYQTQDESAVPLTINCWPSENAEGGCDVNIEYELEHTRLELQDVCITIPLPMGITPSIAECDGEYNHDSRKNLLQWTLPVIDASSKQGSMEFSVPNSIPGDFFPLDVTFSSKIPYAELAPAKVVLVDGDVDVKFSAETVFYTDKFEIV, encoded by the exons ATGACCAAAGCCAGAATCGAGGGTTTGCTGGCGGCATTTCCAAAGTTGATGACGTCCGGAAAGCAGCACACTTTCGTCGAAACGGACTCCGTCCGGTACGTGTACCAACCGATGGAGAAACTGTACATGCTGCTGATCACCACGAAAGCCAGTAACATTCTGGAGGATCTGGAGACGTTGCGTCTGTTCTCGAAGGTGATTCCCGAGTACTGCCGCTCGCTGGAGGAGAAGGAAATCATCGAGAATGCGTTCGATTTGATCTTTGCGTTCGACGAAATCGTGGCGCTCGGTTACCGCGAGAGCGTGAATTTGGCCCAAATCAAGACGTTCGTCGAGATGGATTCGCACGAGGAGAAAGTGTATCAGGCAGTTCGGCAAACGCAAGAGCGCGAAGCCAAGCAGAAGATGCGCGAACGGGCGAAGGAACTGCAGCGTCAGCGCATGGAGCAGAAAAAGTCTGGCCTGGGAGGGCGCAGTGGAGGAAGCGGGCCGGAAGGTTTCGGCAATCGGCCAATCGGCGGAGGCAGTTTCCCGAACGATAGTATTTCATCATCTAGCACACCGTTGGTTACCATTGGGGAGCTTAGCAAACCTGCTCCGGCCGCTGC GAAACCAAGTGCGCCACGAAATGCTCTCAAGCTTGGCGGCAAGTCTCGCGATGCTGACACGTTCGTCGATCAGTTGAAAAACGAGGGCGAGAAGGTTGTTTCGACACCGCTTCCAGCTGCGGCTGCATCTTCTGCCGTTGCTAAGGCGAAACCAGCGTCCGATGTGGTGATGGACGA TGTCCACTTGCGCATGGAGGACAAGGTTGTGATCCGTGTTGGGCGCGACGGCGGATTGCAGACGTTCGAGTTGTCCGGGTTGCTGTCATTGCGAATTTCAAACGAAAAGTATGGTCGTATCAAGGTGCATCTGGACAATGCCGATCAGCGGGGCATTCAGCTGCAGACGCACCCGAATGTGGACAAGGAGCTGTTCCGCAGCGCGAATCAGATTGGTCTGAAAAACCCGGCTAAACCGTTCCCTTTGAACACGGACGTTGGTGTGTTGAAGTGGCGCTACCAGACGCAGGATGAATCTGCCGTTCCGTTGACGA TTAATTGCTGGCCATCTGAAAATGCCGAAGGTGGATGCGATGTGAATATTGAATATGAGCTGGAGCATACACGATTGGAGCTGCAAGATGTTTGCATAACGATTCCATTACC AATGGGTATTACTCCATCGATTGCCGAGTGCGATGGCGAATACAATCACGATTCGCGTAAAAATCTACTTCAATGGACGTTGCCGGTCATTGACGCTTCAAGTAAACAAGGTTCAATGGAATTCAGCGTACCAAACTCCATTCCAGGAGATTTCTTCCCGTTAGAC GTTACATTCTCATCGAAAATTCCCTACGCCGAACTGGCCCCTGCCAAGGTGGTCCTTGTCGATGGTGATGTCGATGTAAAGTTCTCCGCCGAGACGGTGTTCTACACGGACAAGTTTGAGATAGTGTAA
- the LOC131286157 gene encoding proteasome subunit beta type-5, translating to MALAEICGLSQSNVFGGASMGNDFFARDIMVNTQNLQNNMSLAVPPFQDPALNLAKLQAAGESSGIKMEFDHGTTTLGFRFQGGVILAVDSRATGGQFIGSQTMKKIVEINDYLLGTLAGGAADCVYWDRVLAKECRIYELRNKERISVAAASKIMSNIVYYYKGMGLSMGMMLAGYDKRGPQLYYIDSEGTRTPGKVFSVGSGSIYAYGVLDSGYHWDLTDEEAQDLGRRAIYHATHRDAYSGGIVRVYHIKPSGWVNISNQDCMDLHFKFQEEKNKKFGE from the exons ATGGCCCTAGCCGAAATTTGTGGTCTTTCTCAGAGCAATGTGTTCGGTGGAGCATCGATGGGCAACGATTTCTTTGCTCGCGACATCATGGTCAACACGCAAAACCTGCAAAATAACATGTCCCTAGCTGTACCTCCGTTTCAAGAT CCGGCTTTGAATTTGGCTAAACTTCAAGCCGCTGGTGAATCGAGCGGAATCAAGATGGAATTTGATCACGGCACAACCACCCTCGGCTTCCGGTTCCAGGGTGGTGTTATTCTGGCGGTCGATTCCCGTGCCACCGGTGGGCAGTTCATTGGCTCGCAGACCATGAAGAAGATTGTAGAAATCAACGACTACCTGCTCGGTACGCTGGCTGGCGGTGCGGCCGATTGCGTCTACTGGGACCGTGTGCTGGCCAAGGAGTGCCGTATCTATGAGCTGCGCAACAAGGAACGAATTTCCGTGGCTGCTGCCAGCAAAATTATGTCCAACATCGTGTACTACTACAAGGGGATGGGACTGAGCATGGGCATGATGTTGGCCGGATACGACAAACGA gGCCCTCAGCTGTACTACATCGATTCGGAAGGAACGCGCACTCCCGGCAAGGTGTTTTCAGTCGGAAGTGGGTCCATTTACGCCTATGGAGTGCTCGACTCTGGCTACCACTGGGATCTTACGGACGAAGAAGCACAGGATCTGGGCAGACGTGCGATTTACCACGCGACACACCGTGACGCCTATTCCGGTGGTATCGTGCGTGTGTACCACATCAAACCATCCGGATGGGTGAACATCTCGAACCAGGATTGCATGGATTTACACTTCAAGTTCcaggaggagaaaaacaagaagttTGGCGAATAA
- the LOC131286697 gene encoding glyoxalase domain-containing protein 4, producing the protein MVSARALHYVFKIGNRAKNIHFFREILGMKVLRHEEFTQGCDAACNGPYDNRWSKTMIGYGPESSHFVIELTYNYGVKEYALGNDFVGMTIKSTDIIDRAAKHGYPVEKVTDGSHQAVLVSPDGYRVFVVAETPAAGTDPVQRVALHVTDIVKSRQYWADTLAMPLLDAGSTSDKQLDLSFNNGKFALELSQLEQGKALDRAKAYGRIAFAVPYDEQPKIDQMVQAANGTILTPLISLDTPGKATVRVIILADPDGHEICFVDEEGFSALSALDPESNEALDKYIAKDPFQEK; encoded by the exons ATGGTTTCAGCACGTGCGTTGCATTATGTGTTCAAAATCGGCAATCGCGCTAAGAACATCCACTTCTTCCGCGAAATCTTGGGAATGAAG GTGCTGCGTCACGAAGAATTTACGCAAGGTTGCGATGCGGCATGTAATGG TCCGTACGACAACCGGTGGAGCAAAACGATGATCGGATATGGACCGGAATCGTCTCATTTCGTAATCGAGTTGACGTACAACTATGGAGTGAAGGAGTACGCACTGGGAAACGATTTTGTCGGCATGACGATCAAATCAACGGACATCATCGATCGTGCCGCGAAGCACGGATACCCGGTGGAAAAGGTGACGGATGGAAGCCACCAGGCAGTTCTCGTTTCGCCGGACGGGTACCGTGTGTTTGTCGTGGCGGAAACCCCAGCTGCTGGTACCGATCCGGTGCAGCGTGTCGCTCTACACGTCACCGACATCGTGAAATCACGGCAATACTGGGCAGATACGCTCGCCATGCCCCTATTGGATGCTGGATCGACTAGCGACAAGCAGCTGGATCTTTCGTTTAACAACGGAAAGTTCGCGCTGGAACTGTCGCAGCTCGAGCAGGGTAAGGCACTCGATCGAGCCAAAGCGTATGGACGAATTGCGTTCGCGGTGCCGTATGATGAACAACCCAAAATCGATCAGATGGTTCAGGCCGCTAACGGAACTATCTTGACGCCACTCATTTCCCTCGACACACCCGGAAAGGCAACGGTACGTGTGATCATTTTGGCCGATCCGGACGGCCACGAGATTTGCTTCGTCGATGAGGAAGGCTTCTCTGCCCTTTCGGCACTGGATCCGGAAAGTAACGAAGCGTTGGACAAGTACATCGCTAAAGATCCGTTCCAAGAGAagtga
- the LOC131285510 gene encoding coiled-coil domain-containing protein 158, whose translation MKTGYGLNTADSLGYLGYGSKPYSSLNYLGSKGYSSSSAGGIRTKSALDKDTIMSKVKKPKLRKTSTDKVDLPLYKKKTFDFTDYAYREAVNRLKFLLTEAYEPTKAATSFYYRAVDDGKSEASDNQSVVERPSLTEVSKYFPSTAVSRYGGGGALGRRYSFLHRDAMGAGTSAGALKPATSNTSLHPTPSVIAAQSLEVAQPPPELLGFIEKQESYIEQLERESQYCREELSTLLKKVKDVVSENEALTDRTRGKGLYQLDSSESDDVDYGDRVGRDGKHSKSLSGPNIVFESRISELEAQLAQSQIDLKKLFNENEENKRKLLHGASDVGNADAYRKQVENLQRDKQNLEETVRKLQLSIDQLKDSEACNFNKSQRSRDMIEQVAFERNQAEIEIRRLKDELERQHERVREVQHEMAKRLAEERANAERRYTYHVDQLGGDLSSQWEHATKLQLEVERMKRIESDYKRELNQKNSQIDELKMELKNKSAIFMSDLNQASAEKQSLEQEITSLRLQLERAERQAKVEVSRLNAEITSLRQRLDRADADVLHSKRENLKLADEVASLEKELTLGELNRETRPSKELAKIISDMEAKHTNTVSELEGMIQDQKQLMEKLTAECKSLTHKLEDTTQKHKEEKRELRQTNSELMERLKQIWANYKQISPAFRKSSVASSSCGDLANSNPAQLVQQSTLAHGPEVLQHDIHQYQHQPMVEHQRAPSMTERPMEVAEVDMPEPPEQENRLDPSHEHPIASSTPRARSNHPSCPATIPSSTTASTRRVRDEASHGCPVAPSPTTMEGEEEEEEEQDHQRVRCAQEAFRRSQSMDAEQWNRSVCHEPAIPLNRTAPEAAEVAGCRENPWPTSSGPLANRCSHSSAHRDQPDMGRIPCNMPPLTQPTQQRQQRMDNLNSHMETLHTSRPVESSTSRWTTNLPVPCTARDTILPSSNSNTMDMQNSSTISNSSSRPTTSSSTKAISNHMMHSSTPLSRFMMTPATPPELAPCSSNSSSLHKAPNSHQHKYQHQQQYPHLPLHLHQHQQSHPLQHPLQRQPEPANSSSSSSQENPQSQWNRRKATELWGTHALAHRPGQEPTDSDTSNRPARDGKTPCCHPSSSRPRQHLPQTTCDFRPIDSYPHISISSPSLFGSSPDISLTPSPTSTVLKNYDAASPNPR comes from the exons ATGAAAACCGGGTACGGTTTGAACACGGCGGATTCGCTCGGATACTTGGGCTACGGTTCGAAGCCGTACTCCTCGCTCAACTATCTCGGCAGCAAGGGATACAGCTCCAGCTCCGCCGGAGGAATACGCACCAAAAGCGCCCTGGACAAGGATACCATAATGtccaaagtgaaaaaaccgaAGCTCAG AAAAACGTCCACCGACAAAGTCGATCTACCGTTGTACAAGAAGAAAACGTTCGACTTCACCGACTATGCGTACCGTGAGGCTGTGAACCGTCTGAAGTTCCTGCTGACCGAAGCGTACGAACCGACGAAGGCAGCCACCAGCTTCTACTATCGCGCCGTCGACGATGGAAAGTCCGAGGCGTCCGACAATCAGTCCGTCGTCGAGCGGCCATCACTTACCGAGGTGTCCAAGTACTTCCCATCGACGGCCGTGTCACGATACGGCGGCGGTGGAGCTCTCGGTCGAAGATATAGTTTCCTCCACCGGGATGCGATGGGCGCGGGAACGTCGGCCGGTGCGCTAAAGCCAGCCACGTCGAACACCAGCTTGCATCCAACGCCATCAG TGATTGCTGCGCAAAGCCTAGAGGTCGCACAGCCTCCGCCGGAACTGCTTGGTTTCATCGAGAAGCAGGAGAGCTACATCGAGCAGCTGGAGCGCGAATCTCAATACTGCCGG GAAGAGTTGTCAACCTTGCTAAAAAAGGTTAAGGACGTGGTGTCGGAGAATGAAGCCCTCACGGATCGCACCAGAGGTAAGGGGCTGTACCAGCTCGATTCATCCGAGAGCGACGACGTCGACTACGGGGACCGTGTTGGGCGTGATGGAAAGCACAGTAAATCCCTGTCGGGTCCGAACATCGTGTTTGAGTCGCGCATTAGTGAGCTCGAAGCACAACTGGCGCAGTCACAGATCGACCTGAAGAAGCTGTTTAATGAGAATGAGGAAAACAAGCGCAAGCTACTTCACGGTGCGAGTGATGTTGGCAACGCCGATGCCTATCGGAAGCAGGTTGAAAACTTACAAcg GGATAAGCAAAACCTTGAGGAAACGGTACGGAAGTTGCAACTCTCGATTGATCAATTGAAGGACTCCGAAGCCTGTAACTTTAACAAGTCCCAACGAAGCCGGGACATGATCGAGCAGGTGGCGTTCGAGCGAAACCAAGCTGAGATTGAAATACGTCGTCTAAAG GATGAACTGGAGCGTCAACACGAGCGTGTTCGGGAGGTCCAGCATGAAATGGCGAAGCGCCTGGCGGAGGAACGGGCCAACGCCGAGCGTCGCTACACCTACCACGTCGATCAACTTGGCGGAGACCTCAGCAGCCAGTGGGAACACGCCACCAAGCTGCAGCTCGAGGTGGAGCGTATGAAACGCATCGAGTCCGACTACAAGCGTGAGCTGAACCAGAAGAACTCCCAAATCGACGAGCTGAAGATGGAGCTGAAGAACAAATCGGCAATCTTTATGTCCGATCTCAACCAGGCCAGTGCGGAGAAGCAGTCGTTGGAGCAGGAAATCACTTCGCTAAG ACTTCAACTGGAGCGTGCCGAACGTCAGGCGAAGGTGGAAGTGTCCCGGTTAAACGCTGAAATAACGTCGCTCAGACAGCGTCTCGATCGTGCCGATGCCGATGTTCTGCACTCGAAGCGGGAAAACCTTAAACTTGCCGACGAGGTGGCATCGCTTGAGAAAGAG TTAACTCTCGGTGAACTGAACCGAGAGACTCGACCTTCGAAGGAACTGGCGAAAATTATTTCCGACATGGAAGCAAAGCACA CCAACACCGTTTCCGAACTCGAGGGCATGATACAAGATCAAAAACAGCTCATGGAAAAACTAACTGCAGAATGCAAAAGCTTGACGCATAAGTTAGAGGACACCACACAGAAGCATAA AGAGGAAAAGCGGGAACTGCGCCAAACAAACTCGGAGCTGATGGAACGTCTGAAGCAAATCTGGGCCAACTACAAACAGATCAGTCCAGCGTTCCGGAAGTCAAGCGTGGCGAGCTCGTCCTGCGGGGACTTGGCAAACTCTAATCCAGCCCAGCTCGTACAG CAATCAACGCTGGCTCACGGCCCGGAAGTACTACAGCACGATATCCACCAGTACCAGCACCAACCAATGGTCGAACACCAGCGAGCACCGTCGATGACGGAGCGGCCAATGGAAGTGGCGGAGGTAGATATGCCGGAGCCACCGGAGCAGGAAAATCGTCTCGACCCGAGTCACGAACATCCGATCGCCAGCAGTACCCCGCGGGCACGAAGCAACCACCCGAGTTGTCCCGCAACAATTCCGTCATCGACTACGGCAAGTACGAGACGGGTGAGAGACGAAGCGAGTCACGGCTGTCCCGTAGCTCCGTCACCAACGACGatggagggggaggaggaggaggaggaggaacagGATCATCAGCGGGTACGGTGCGCCCAGGAGGCGTTCCGAAGGAGCCAGAGTATGGACGCGGAGCAGTGGAACAGGAGCGTCTGTCACGAGCCAGCGATTCCACTAAACCGGACAGCACCGGAGGCGGCGGAAGTGGCCGGCTGTCGCGAGAATCCGTGGCCGACCAGCAGCGGACCTCTCGCCAATCGATGCAGTCACTCGTCGGCTCACAGGGACCAGCCGGATATGGGCAGGATCCCATGCAATATGCCACCTCTGACACAACCGAcccagcagcggcagcagcgtATGGACAATCTCAACAGCCATATGGAGACTTTGCATACCAGCAGGCCGGTGGAGAGCAGTACCAGCCGCTGGACGACCAATCTGCCAGTGCCATGTACGGCGAGGGATACGATCCttcccagcagcaacagcaatacGATGGATATGCAGAACAGCAGTAcgatcagcaacagcagcagcaggcctACGACCAGCAGCAGTACCAAGGCTATCAGCAATCATATGATGCACAGCAGTACGCCACTGAGCCGGTTTATGATGACACCAGCTACGCCACCGGAGCTGGCAccgtgcagcagcaacagcagcagtctCCACAAGGCGCCCAACAGTCACCAACACAAAtatcagcaccagcagcagtatCCGCACCTCCCGTTGCACCtacaccagcaccagcagtcgCACCCACTCCAACACCCGCTCCAGCGGCAACCGGAACCggcaaacagcagcagcagcagcagccaggaAAATCCGCAGTCACAGTGGAACAGAAGGAAGGCAACCGAACTGTGGGGAACACACGCTCTGGCGCATCGTCCCGGGCAGGAGCCAACGGACAGCGATACAAGCAACCGTCCGGCACGGGACGGTAAGACCCCGTGCTGCCATCCGAGCAGCAGCCGGCCTCGCCAGCACCTTCCACAAACGACTTGCGACTTTCGGCCGATCGATAGCTATCCGCATATTAGCATCAGCAGTCCGAGCCTGTTCGGGAGCAGTCCGGACATTAGTCTCACGCCGTCGCCAACGTCGACAGTGCTGAAAAACTATGACGCGGCCAGCCCCAATCCTCGCTAA
- the LOC131285511 gene encoding uncharacterized protein LOC131285511, translated as MQSRRLAAMVKINWCCYLVVTLGSLGLPCRAVAVESPEPASLLRPRDVNPHPYRNAYEGIAIFDRNLVTNGEKFTQNLLNQGPIQFPRLREPNSVNGLPYPYETLALKERHQKMVRFSGPDGQIVKPVYQALAKHAARVLGKGYAVEDIDSFNEASTNVKKNYVFSYAVKDSASGDDFSHTQQQQTDGAVKGSYKVQLPDGRMQIVKYVADNNGYRADVTYENEPAGAGSGPAVSPTAGQVAPAPPVAYETYYERPLVLQQQQQQQQQQQVHQHQQYQLRPARVYYAANPSTQIPAPFYPSQLRDVKIHSYNTAPHAGAVIASTTTQATPVSGGAYLSAFQAPANLAYIATPSPNGAGAGSIILSTASAPLAAYRDIHVPPPPPVQPLGISFASAGRRTTVFADPARVSPQGVALQQAIYQPQTQQNLDYGYVQIPSDNRVYRRDTDRSTEVLSGVQHKHDTVKKNQSSQTQRHLEQQQKSI; from the exons ATGCAGTCAAGGCGTTTGGCGGCGATGGTGAAG atcaatTGGTGCTGTTACTTGGTGGTGACGCTCGGCTCACTGGGACTGCCGTGTCGGGCGGTGGCCGTCGAATCACCCGAGCCGGCCTCCCTGCTGCGACCACGCGATGTCAACCCACACCCGTACCGGAACGCCTACGAGGGAATCGCCATCTTCGACCGGAACCTTGTTACGAACGGGGAAAAATTTACCCAAAACCTTCTGAA TCAAGGTCCCATTCAGTTCCCACGGCTGCGCGAACCGAACAGCGTCAATGGGCTGCCGTACCCTTACGAGACGCTCGCCCTCAAGGAACGCCACCAAAAGATGGTTCGCTTTTCCGGACCGGATGGACAGATTGTGAAACCGGTCTATCAGGCGCTGGCGAAACATGCCGCCCGAGTCCTCGGCAAAGGGTACGCCGTCGAGGATATCGATAGCTTCAAT GAAGCATCTACGAACGTGAAGAAAAACTACGTCTTCTCGTACGCCGTGAAGGACTCGGCGTCGGGTGATGACTTTTCGCACacgcagcaacagcaaacgGACGGCGCGGTCAAGGGTAGCTATAAGGTGCAGCTTCCAGATGGCCGCATGCAGATCGTCAAGTATGTGGCCGACAACAATGGCTATCGGGCGGACGTTACCTACGAGAACGAACCGGCCGGTGCTGGTTCAGGGCCAGCTGTTTCTCCAACCGCTGGTCAGGTAGCTCCAGCTCCTCCGGTTGCGTACGAAACATATTACGAAAGACCTTTGGTtcttcagcaacagcagcagcaacagcagcaacagcaggttCATCAGCACCAACAATACCAGCTTCGTCCTGCCCGGGTTTACTACGCGGCAAACCCCTCAACCCAAATTCCTGCTCCGTTCTATCCGTCGCAATTGCGTGACGTGAAGATCCACAGCTACAATACGGCCCCGCACGCCGGTGCAGTGATTGCTTCGACAACTACGCAGGCAACTCCAGTGTCTGGTGGGGCTTACCTATCTGCATTCCAGGCTCCCGCCAACCTAGCGTATATTGCAACACCATCCCCGAACGGGGCCGGCGCTGGTTCCATCATACTATCGACGGCTTCAGCTCCGCTTGCGGCCTATCGTGACATTCatgtaccaccaccaccgcccgtCCAACCGCTCGGTATCTCTTTCGCTTCCGCCGGCCGCCGGACGACCGTTTTCGCCGACCCAGCGCGTGTTTCGCCGCAAGGTGTAGCACTGCAGCAAGCGATCTATCAGCCGCAAACGCAGCAAAATCTGGATTACGGGTACGTGCAGATACCGAGCGACAATCGGGTGTACAGGCGGGACACGGATCGCAGCACGGAGGTGCTGTCCGGAGTGCAGCATAAACACGACACAGTGAAGAAGAACCAAAGCAGCCAAACGCAACGTCACCtggagcagcagcaaaagtCGATTTAA